One part of the Desulfonema ishimotonii genome encodes these proteins:
- a CDS encoding aspartate kinase, with translation MGLIVQKFGGTSVADIDRIRNVARRVAKTHDQGHDVVVILSAMSGVTDNLIRLAGQATERPEKREMDVLLATGEQTTAALLAMMLISMKYPAQSLLGFQAEVRTDCAYGNARILDIGADRMKALLSDRKIVVVAGFQGCDTEGNITTLGRGGSDTSAVAIAAALRADMCEIYTDVDGVYTTDPNICSRARKLNRVTYEEMLEMASLGAKVLQIRSVEFAKKYNVPVHVRSSFSEEEGTMVVNEDSDMERLVVSGITCSKNDARIMIKGVPDQPGIAAKVLVPISDAGIVVDMIIQSSPKNGTNDIAFTVSRTDYRTALEIEEKIAKEIGAEAVLGDDSVAKVSVVGVGMKSHAGVASKMFTTLAAENVNIRMISTSEIHISCVIMEKYAELAVRALHTAFGLDKEEG, from the coding sequence ATGGGGTTAATTGTACAAAAATTCGGAGGGACTTCGGTTGCGGACATTGACCGCATCCGGAATGTGGCCAGGCGGGTTGCCAAAACCCACGATCAGGGCCATGACGTGGTGGTCATTCTGTCGGCCATGTCCGGCGTGACAGACAACCTGATCCGGCTGGCCGGCCAGGCCACGGAACGGCCTGAAAAACGGGAGATGGATGTGCTGCTGGCCACGGGCGAGCAGACCACGGCAGCGCTCCTGGCCATGATGCTGATTTCCATGAAATATCCGGCGCAGTCCCTGCTGGGGTTTCAGGCCGAGGTCCGCACGGACTGCGCCTATGGCAACGCCCGCATTCTGGACATCGGCGCGGATCGCATGAAGGCGCTTCTCAGCGACCGCAAAATCGTTGTGGTGGCAGGATTCCAGGGGTGCGATACCGAGGGCAATATCACCACGCTGGGACGGGGGGGCTCAGATACCTCCGCCGTTGCCATCGCGGCCGCACTCAGGGCCGATATGTGTGAGATTTACACGGACGTGGACGGCGTCTATACCACCGACCCCAATATTTGCAGCAGAGCCCGGAAGCTGAACCGGGTCACCTATGAGGAAATGCTGGAGATGGCGAGTCTGGGGGCCAAGGTGCTTCAGATCCGGTCGGTGGAGTTTGCCAAGAAATACAACGTCCCCGTGCATGTCCGTTCATCATTTTCTGAAGAGGAGGGAACAATGGTTGTCAATGAAGACTCCGACATGGAGCGTCTGGTGGTATCGGGCATCACCTGCAGCAAAAACGATGCGCGCATTATGATCAAAGGCGTGCCGGATCAGCCGGGCATCGCGGCCAAGGTGCTGGTGCCCATTTCCGACGCCGGCATTGTCGTGGATATGATTATCCAGTCGTCCCCCAAAAACGGGACCAACGACATCGCCTTTACGGTTTCCCGCACGGATTACAGGACCGCACTGGAGATTGAGGAGAAGATCGCCAAAGAGATCGGGGCCGAGGCCGTGCTGGGCGATGACAGCGTCGCAAAGGTATCGGTGGTCGGTGTCGGCATGAAAAGTCATGCGGGCGTGGCCTCCAAAATGTTTACCACCCTGGCGGCGGAAAACGTCAACATCCGCATGATCAGCACCTCGGAGATTCACATTTCCTGCGTGATTATGGAAAAATACGCCGAACTGGCCGTCCGCGCCCTGCATACGGCCTTCGGGCTGGATAAGGAAGAGGGATGA